The proteins below are encoded in one region of Deferribacter autotrophicus:
- a CDS encoding CCA tRNA nucleotidyltransferase, producing MNLNKFLNDNLIYQIISFSKKINIDIYFVGGCVRDTILGIKSHDIDIVPFGIDYREFSKILKKKLNASAVPFKDNVRLYVNNTVIDVSKPRGETISDDLQKRDFTINNLAMDKNGNIIGDTTDIDKRLIKHVYEEVFQDDPIRILRAFRFASQLGFQIDIETLNKIYHEKELLKNAPNERIYDEIIKLLKRNYNFNALKMMQQSEVLFILYPEFKKIEGLPQGKYHKDCALTHTFKVVELMQFMAEKLNLSDQTKNILLLTALFHDVGKGFTGEKNNYKNFIGHEIESVKIAKKYLTKYPINKNQINTILLLIENHTKIRIYSTETARDNTLKKFIYKHYPYLEELILFTLADNLTKGKSMEPIYQTIIRIREFAKLMHWERKNLITGHDLMQLPIEDKKMFSTILNDVHEKLVIGVLNSKDEAIKYIKSQYIIQKQS from the coding sequence ATGAATTTAAATAAATTCCTTAATGACAACTTAATTTATCAAATAATTTCATTTTCCAAAAAAATCAACATAGATATTTATTTCGTGGGAGGATGTGTCAGAGATACGATTTTAGGCATTAAATCGCATGATATCGATATCGTCCCTTTTGGAATCGATTACAGAGAATTTTCAAAGATTTTGAAGAAAAAACTAAATGCATCTGCAGTACCTTTTAAAGATAATGTCAGACTTTATGTTAATAATACTGTTATTGATGTATCAAAGCCAAGAGGAGAAACCATATCAGATGATTTACAAAAAAGAGATTTCACCATTAACAACCTGGCAATGGATAAAAATGGCAATATCATCGGAGATACAACAGATATTGATAAGAGATTGATTAAACATGTGTATGAAGAAGTTTTCCAAGATGACCCCATAAGAATTTTAAGAGCTTTCAGGTTTGCCTCACAGCTCGGTTTTCAAATTGATATAGAAACTTTGAACAAAATATATCATGAAAAAGAGCTTCTTAAAAATGCACCGAATGAACGAATTTATGACGAAATAATTAAACTATTAAAAAGAAATTATAATTTCAACGCCTTGAAAATGATGCAACAGAGCGAAGTTCTATTTATTCTTTACCCGGAGTTTAAAAAAATCGAAGGTTTACCCCAAGGGAAATACCATAAAGATTGCGCTCTTACACATACATTTAAAGTAGTAGAATTAATGCAATTTATGGCTGAAAAATTGAATCTTTCTGACCAAACAAAGAATATTCTCCTACTTACTGCCTTGTTTCATGACGTAGGAAAAGGGTTTACCGGTGAAAAAAACAACTATAAAAATTTTATTGGACATGAAATAGAAAGCGTTAAAATAGCAAAAAAGTATTTAACAAAATACCCCATCAATAAAAATCAGATTAACACAATATTACTTCTAATTGAAAACCACACAAAAATAAGAATCTATTCCACTGAAACTGCAAGAGACAACACCCTGAAAAAATTTATTTATAAACATTATCCATATTTGGAAGAATTGATACTTTTCACATTGGCAGATAACCTTACCAAAGGAAAATCCATGGAACCGATTTATCAAACTATTATCAGAATTCGAGAGTTTGCAAAACTGATGCACTGGGAAAGGAAAAATTTAATTACAGGGCACGATTTGATGCAACTACCTATAGAAGACAAAAAAATGTTTTCAACCATCCTAAATGATGTTCATGAAAAACTGGTAATAGGTGTTTTAAATAGCAAAGATGAAGCAATAAAATATATTAAATCTCAATATATTATACAAAAACAATCTTGA
- a CDS encoding putative manganese-dependent inorganic diphosphatase: protein MEKVYVIGHKNPDTDSICSAYCYANLKNQIDKQFKYIAARCGNLNKQTKYIFEKLNIEPPIFLKDVYPKVSDVMTKNVIYSLENDPIYNVMMNINKLKIRLTPVLDNNRKLSGIVSILEMTDYYMGEEDIDKRPSYLLRCENIKQIVKGETIQDGDKDEFLSYLIVGAMPFDRFKERFDKMDLDKITLIVGRRVDIIEYAAEKGVPAIIVTGLKSKDEMAGIDLGDYKGFVYMSYHDTAETLRRLLMSVPAKFVMSREFPVLSSDTYLEEAKDVLINENRRGLPVVDSEKRLIGIITRSDMLKKYKNKLILMDHNELEQAIDGAETADILEIIDHHRLGTIKTNTPIFFYAKPLGSTCTLVYELYKHYGIKIDENIAVLLLSGILSDTVILKSPTTTKWDIDAANNLAQIAGLDISSYGQEIFSVAESLKTRDFKEVINADFKVYNEFGVKFGIGQVEVVTLEDYKEVYRDLLNELEKTKNDKRLDWAMLLVTDIVSENSYLLSTGFEPVEKLMIYRKIIDNTFYLPKVLSRKKQLLPELLRALEEYHLSMKK from the coding sequence ATGGAAAAAGTATATGTGATTGGTCATAAGAATCCTGATACGGATTCAATATGTTCTGCTTACTGTTACGCTAATTTAAAAAATCAGATTGATAAGCAATTTAAATATATTGCTGCAAGATGTGGTAATTTGAATAAACAGACGAAGTATATTTTTGAAAAGCTTAATATCGAGCCACCTATATTTTTAAAAGATGTTTATCCAAAGGTTTCTGATGTGATGACAAAGAATGTTATTTATTCTTTAGAAAATGACCCTATTTACAATGTAATGATGAATATTAACAAATTGAAGATTAGGCTAACTCCTGTATTAGATAACAATAGAAAGTTGAGCGGTATAGTAAGTATTCTTGAAATGACAGATTATTATATGGGTGAGGAGGATATTGATAAAAGGCCATCGTATCTTTTGAGATGTGAAAATATTAAGCAAATAGTTAAGGGTGAAACGATTCAAGATGGGGATAAAGATGAGTTCCTATCCTATTTAATTGTGGGAGCTATGCCATTTGACAGATTCAAAGAGCGCTTTGATAAGATGGACTTAGATAAAATTACCCTTATTGTGGGTAGAAGGGTTGATATAATTGAGTATGCGGCAGAAAAAGGTGTGCCAGCTATTATTGTTACAGGTTTAAAGAGTAAAGATGAGATGGCAGGCATTGATTTGGGAGATTATAAAGGGTTTGTTTATATGTCTTATCATGACACTGCCGAAACGTTGAGAAGATTGTTAATGAGTGTACCTGCGAAGTTTGTAATGAGTAGAGAGTTTCCTGTTTTGTCATCTGATACGTATCTTGAAGAGGCAAAGGACGTTCTAATTAATGAAAATAGAAGAGGTTTGCCAGTCGTTGACAGTGAAAAGAGATTGATAGGGATAATTACTAGGTCTGATATGTTGAAAAAATATAAAAACAAACTGATACTGATGGATCATAATGAACTTGAGCAGGCAATAGATGGTGCTGAAACTGCTGATATTTTGGAAATTATTGATCACCACAGGCTTGGCACTATTAAAACGAATACTCCTATTTTCTTTTATGCAAAGCCACTTGGTAGTACTTGTACCCTTGTTTACGAACTTTATAAGCATTATGGCATAAAAATTGATGAAAATATAGCTGTCCTTCTTCTGTCAGGGATTCTGTCAGATACTGTAATTTTGAAATCACCTACCACCACAAAATGGGATATCGATGCAGCAAATAATTTAGCTCAAATTGCTGGATTAGATATAAGTTCTTATGGTCAGGAAATATTTTCTGTAGCAGAGAGTCTTAAAACAAGGGATTTTAAAGAGGTTATTAATGCGGACTTTAAGGTTTATAATGAGTTTGGTGTAAAATTTGGTATTGGACAGGTGGAAGTGGTTACACTGGAAGACTATAAAGAGGTATATCGTGATTTATTAAATGAACTAGAAAAAACAAAGAATGATAAAAGGCTAGATTGGGCAATGTTACTTGTTACTGATATAGTAAGTGAAAACAGCTATCTTTTATCAACAGGTTTTGAACCGGTAGAAAAATTAATGATTTATAGGAAGATTATCGATAATACATTTTATCTTCCTAAAGTGCTTTCTAGAAAGAAGCAGCTCTTACCTGAGTTGCTTAGAGCATTAGAAGAATATCATTTGTCAATGAAAAAATAA
- a CDS encoding TAXI family TRAP transporter solute-binding subunit — MKKLLSIIAIFLFVASLSPDAFSRMKFVTIGTGGVTGVYYPTGGAIGRIVNKKSKVYGLKVTVESTGGSVYNINAVLSGDLEFGIAQSDRQYQAWYGLAEWKDKGPQKALRSVFSIHPESITLIARADAGINSPADLKGKRVNIGNPGSGQLQNSKDVLAAFGLSENDIKAEYAKAVEAPGLLQDERIDAFFYTVGHPNGNIKEATSGRIKVKLVPIAGEGAEKLVTKYPYYAKSIIPVKFYPNAVNKEDVPSVGVKATFVTSKDVDAKIVYAITKEVFDNLDKFKKLHPAYSVLTKENMLQGLTAPIHKGALKYYKEAGLIKYIRKDLIQ, encoded by the coding sequence ATGAAAAAACTTTTATCAATTATTGCAATTTTTCTATTTGTTGCATCACTTTCACCAGATGCTTTCAGTAGGATGAAATTTGTGACAATCGGGACCGGTGGTGTAACTGGGGTTTACTACCCTACAGGTGGCGCTATTGGTCGTATTGTTAACAAAAAGTCTAAAGTTTATGGTCTTAAAGTAACCGTTGAGTCCACTGGTGGCTCAGTTTACAACATCAACGCTGTATTAAGCGGCGACCTTGAATTCGGTATCGCACAGTCTGACAGACAGTATCAAGCTTGGTATGGACTTGCTGAATGGAAAGACAAAGGTCCACAAAAAGCTTTAAGAAGTGTTTTCTCTATTCACCCAGAATCTATTACATTAATTGCTAGAGCTGATGCAGGAATTAATTCACCTGCAGATCTTAAAGGTAAAAGAGTAAACATTGGTAACCCAGGTTCTGGTCAGCTTCAAAACTCAAAAGACGTTCTTGCAGCTTTTGGTCTTAGTGAAAATGATATAAAAGCTGAATACGCAAAAGCTGTTGAAGCACCAGGTCTTCTTCAAGACGAAAGAATCGATGCTTTCTTCTACACAGTTGGTCATCCAAACGGTAATATTAAAGAAGCTACATCCGGTAGAATTAAGGTAAAACTAGTTCCAATCGCAGGGGAAGGTGCTGAAAAACTTGTTACTAAGTATCCTTACTATGCAAAATCAATAATCCCTGTAAAATTCTATCCAAATGCTGTTAATAAAGAAGATGTACCATCTGTTGGTGTTAAAGCTACATTCGTAACATCAAAGGATGTTGACGCTAAAATAGTTTATGCTATCACTAAAGAAGTTTTCGATAACCTTGATAAGTTTAAAAAACTTCACCCAGCATACTCTGTGCTTACAAAAGAAAACATGCTTCAAGGTTTAACAGCTCCTATTCACAAAGGTGCTTTAAAATACTACAAAGAAGCTGGTTTAATAAAATACATCAGAAAAGACCTCATTCAGTAG
- a CDS encoding TRAP transporter permease encodes MSSENIKKAQEILKEETGELREFRPHEKIIFDSIAIGWAFFQLALASFLILNSTYVRAIHLAFALALVFLSIPFFKKPKKVLRFLSVTDKIPLIDYIFTIAGIIAALYIVIDYNGIAMRAGSPLTRDVVFGLLLIILLLEATRRSIGPALSMIAIAFSLYAFLGPYMPEVLAYKGVSLTKYVNQISLSTEGIFGIPLGVSASIVYLFVLLGSMLDKAGAGKFFIDLAVSLLGKYKGGPAKAAIVSSALTGLVSGSSIANIVTTGTFTIPLMKSVGYPAKKAAATEVAASTDGQLMPPIMGAAAFIIAEYVNVPYIEVVKAAAIPAFVSYFALFFVTHLEASKLGLKGLPKEQLPNFFKTLKNGIHYTIPIGMLVYELVVLRHSPELAAFRAIIVLTVMIFIQEFFRSRSKDSQDKNWLKNALNIIKSGFVGGSRNMVSVALATASAGIIVGLVNTGIGSMITEIVENLSQGNIFLLLAITAIASLLLGMGLPTTATYIVMASLTAPIIVEVGAKYGFFVPLMAAHLFCFYFGILADDTPPVGLASYAAAALADSEPIPTGLQGFLYDMRTAIIPFMFVFNPDLILHQVYSWPLGILIFVMAVFAAFAFTSVLQGWLITSNKWFEIPFLLASALILFNPEILVHYLKLSPAYKYYMYIPGLALFMFVVIEQKIREKLA; translated from the coding sequence ATGAGCTCAGAAAATATAAAAAAAGCACAAGAAATATTAAAAGAAGAAACAGGTGAGTTAAGGGAATTTAGACCTCACGAAAAAATAATTTTTGACTCAATAGCTATTGGATGGGCTTTTTTCCAGCTAGCTTTAGCTAGTTTTTTAATATTAAATAGCACCTACGTTAGAGCTATACATTTGGCATTTGCTTTAGCTTTAGTATTTCTTTCAATACCTTTTTTCAAAAAACCTAAAAAAGTACTAAGATTTTTAAGTGTCACTGATAAAATACCTCTCATTGACTATATTTTTACAATTGCAGGTATCATTGCTGCTCTATACATAGTTATCGATTATAATGGTATAGCAATGAGAGCAGGTAGCCCCCTTACCAGAGATGTTGTATTTGGCTTACTTTTAATAATTTTACTTTTAGAAGCCACTAGACGTTCTATCGGGCCTGCTCTATCAATGATTGCAATAGCTTTCTCCCTTTATGCTTTTTTGGGCCCTTACATGCCGGAAGTACTTGCTTATAAAGGAGTCTCACTTACCAAATATGTAAACCAGATATCATTATCAACCGAAGGAATTTTTGGAATTCCTCTAGGAGTATCCGCTTCTATAGTTTATTTATTCGTTCTTTTAGGCTCGATGCTTGACAAAGCAGGAGCAGGTAAATTTTTTATCGATTTAGCAGTTTCTCTTCTCGGTAAATATAAGGGCGGACCTGCAAAAGCTGCCATTGTTTCCAGTGCTTTAACAGGTTTAGTTTCAGGTTCTAGTATTGCTAACATTGTTACCACAGGTACGTTTACTATTCCTCTTATGAAAAGTGTTGGCTATCCGGCTAAAAAAGCCGCAGCCACAGAAGTAGCTGCAAGTACTGATGGTCAGCTTATGCCTCCAATTATGGGCGCAGCAGCCTTTATTATCGCCGAATATGTAAATGTACCATATATCGAGGTTGTCAAAGCTGCAGCTATACCAGCTTTTGTTTCATATTTCGCCCTATTTTTCGTTACACATCTTGAAGCAAGTAAGCTCGGTTTAAAAGGATTACCAAAAGAACAATTGCCTAACTTTTTTAAAACATTAAAAAACGGTATACACTACACCATACCTATCGGTATGCTTGTATATGAACTAGTTGTATTAAGACATTCACCCGAACTTGCAGCATTTAGAGCTATCATTGTTCTTACAGTGATGATTTTTATTCAAGAATTTTTCAGATCTAGAAGTAAAGATAGTCAAGATAAAAATTGGCTTAAAAATGCATTGAATATAATTAAAAGTGGTTTTGTAGGTGGCTCAAGAAACATGGTATCAGTTGCCCTTGCTACTGCTTCAGCAGGCATCATCGTGGGGCTTGTTAATACAGGTATCGGTAGTATGATTACCGAGATTGTTGAAAACCTTTCACAAGGGAATATTTTCTTACTATTAGCAATTACTGCTATAGCAAGTTTGCTTTTAGGTATGGGACTTCCAACTACTGCTACATATATAGTTATGGCATCACTAACAGCACCTATTATAGTAGAAGTCGGTGCTAAATACGGATTCTTCGTACCATTAATGGCTGCACATCTTTTCTGTTTCTACTTTGGTATTCTCGCTGACGATACACCACCTGTGGGACTTGCATCATACGCAGCAGCTGCTTTAGCAGATTCTGAACCTATTCCAACAGGTTTGCAAGGATTCCTTTATGATATGAGAACAGCTATTATACCTTTTATGTTTGTGTTTAACCCAGATCTTATCTTACACCAAGTTTATAGCTGGCCATTAGGTATTTTAATCTTTGTTATGGCCGTATTTGCTGCTTTTGCATTTACCAGTGTACTTCAAGGATGGCTTATTACAAGTAATAAATGGTTTGAAATTCCATTTTTACTTGCATCAGCATTAATCCTTTTTAATCCAGAAATACTTGTTCACTATTTAAAGTTAAGCCCAGCTTATAAGTATTATATGTATATTCCAGGGCTTGCACTCTTTATGTTTGTAGTAATAGAGCAAAAAATTAGAGAAAAATTAGCATAA
- a CDS encoding metallophosphoesterase family protein, which yields MKIVVISDTHTDDIGKLPSALITEFNDADAILHAGDIVGYRLIHQIEHINPNVYAVKGNMDPFFDEKLLPKKRVIKFDEVNVGLIHGYGAPFGLENRLLYEFEDVDIIVYGHTHKPFWGVLGDVHFLNPGSSTNNRYTLFNSYALLFIEGKNFDAKIVQI from the coding sequence ATGAAAATTGTGGTGATTTCGGATACGCATACGGATGATATTGGTAAACTGCCATCGGCGTTGATTACCGAATTTAACGATGCTGATGCCATATTGCATGCTGGAGATATTGTGGGGTATAGACTTATACATCAAATTGAGCATATAAATCCAAATGTATACGCTGTAAAAGGGAATATGGATCCTTTTTTTGATGAGAAGCTGTTACCTAAAAAGAGGGTAATTAAGTTTGATGAGGTGAATGTGGGACTTATTCATGGATATGGAGCACCTTTTGGTTTAGAAAATAGACTTTTGTATGAATTTGAGGATGTGGATATTATTGTTTATGGTCATACTCATAAACCTTTTTGGGGTGTTTTGGGTGATGTTCACTTTTTAAACCCAGGCAGTTCAACTAATAATCGTTATACATTATTTAATTCGTATGCCCTTCTTTTCATAGAAGGTAAAAACTTTGATGCAAAAATAGTTCAAATTTAG
- a CDS encoding STAS domain-containing protein produces MKISKEVKNDLIIYKINTFRIDSTNVNDLKDKIVPDIKEGAKILLDLSSVDYMDSTSLSVLVFFHKEALKKNAKFRIVTNNEKVLSIFITTGLIRALEISKDLTEAINELSNAT; encoded by the coding sequence ATGAAAATTAGCAAAGAAGTAAAGAATGATCTTATCATTTATAAAATAAATACCTTTAGAATAGACTCAACAAATGTAAACGATTTAAAGGATAAAATAGTACCTGATATTAAAGAAGGAGCCAAAATACTTCTTGATTTAAGTTCAGTGGATTATATGGATAGTACCTCATTAAGTGTTTTGGTGTTCTTTCACAAAGAAGCTTTAAAGAAAAATGCGAAGTTCAGAATTGTGACTAATAACGAAAAAGTATTATCCATTTTTATTACCACAGGATTGATAAGAGCCCTTGAGATTTCTAAAGATTTAACAGAAGCAATCAACGAATTAAGTAATGCAACCTAA
- a CDS encoding YgaP family membrane protein: MTVKRLMRIIPGLFVTISVILGLTVNKWWFAFTLFVGLNLFQSGFTNFCPLEKILIKLGIPEE, encoded by the coding sequence ATGACTGTTAAAAGACTTATGAGAATTATCCCAGGGTTATTTGTTACAATTAGTGTAATTTTAGGACTTACGGTAAATAAGTGGTGGTTTGCTTTTACCTTATTTGTTGGTTTGAATCTATTTCAGTCTGGATTTACAAACTTTTGTCCTTTGGAGAAAATTCTTATCAAACTTGGTATCCCAGAAGAATAA
- a CDS encoding universal stress protein, with product MTECIYKHILVMTDFSEDSLNAVRVAANIAKFCGSKITILHVAHDESQIKLYLNTSEYEKVREKIDIEIEEQLQEIHKEVPALDELNAKHVIRRGIPYVEGLLEIEKGDYDLVVIGSHGKTSIKKFFYGSTAEKIARRAPISVLVTRIKQ from the coding sequence ATGACAGAATGTATTTATAAACATATTTTGGTTATGACAGATTTCAGTGAAGATTCATTGAATGCTGTGAGGGTAGCAGCAAATATTGCGAAATTTTGTGGCAGCAAAATTACAATTTTACATGTAGCTCATGATGAAAGTCAGATAAAGCTGTATTTAAATACTTCTGAGTATGAGAAAGTAAGAGAAAAAATTGATATAGAAATCGAAGAACAGTTACAGGAAATTCATAAGGAAGTTCCAGCACTTGATGAGTTGAATGCAAAACATGTGATACGTAGGGGCATCCCTTATGTGGAAGGGTTGTTGGAAATTGAAAAAGGGGACTACGATTTAGTTGTTATAGGTTCACATGGTAAAACAAGTATTAAAAAGTTTTTTTATGGAAGTACAGCAGAGAAGATTGCTAGAAGAGCCCCTATAAGTGTCTTGGTAACAAGAATAAAACAGTAG
- a CDS encoding NAD(P)/FAD-dependent oxidoreductase → MKVAIIGAGSAGMFAAYKLMQNKNITIDIYEKGKSIVERTRKDVMSGFGGAGAFSDGKLTLTTEFGGWLTDYISETELEKLIDEADDIWVKFSGVTELDTKRDYEKIKDLEYQCSRNKLRLYAAKIRHLGTDNCLLAIKKIFEVFENAENVNLYCESPVADLIVEKDKVVGLVTDKGEKRFYDKIIVAVGRSGNAWMQQIAEKYGIDSDINPVDIGVRVEVPRAVTDHFTNYLYEFKIKYYTSEFEDEVRTFCVNPGGFVAIERNDGNILTVNGHSYKNKKSNNTNFALLVSTKFTEPFREPVKYGRYIANLANMLSGGSVIVQRFGDLMRGRRSTHKRIEKNFVTPTLENAMPGDLSFVLPYRYITDLKETILQLDKVMPGMADPNTLMYGVEVKFYSLRIKVDKNMRSLNIDNLYCVGDGAGITRGIIQANASGIIAANDILTLI, encoded by the coding sequence ATGAAAGTAGCTATCATTGGTGCTGGAAGCGCCGGTATGTTTGCGGCTTACAAATTGATGCAAAATAAAAATATAACAATAGATATTTATGAAAAAGGTAAAAGTATTGTTGAAAGAACACGAAAAGATGTTATGAGTGGTTTTGGGGGTGCCGGTGCATTTTCTGATGGCAAACTAACTCTTACCACAGAATTTGGTGGCTGGCTTACTGATTATATCAGTGAAACAGAGCTTGAGAAACTCATTGATGAGGCAGACGATATATGGGTTAAGTTTAGCGGTGTGACTGAGCTTGATACAAAAAGAGATTATGAAAAGATAAAAGATCTTGAGTATCAGTGTAGTAGAAATAAACTTAGACTTTATGCTGCAAAAATAAGGCATCTTGGCACTGATAACTGTCTTTTGGCTATTAAAAAAATATTTGAAGTTTTTGAAAATGCTGAAAATGTAAATTTGTACTGTGAATCTCCTGTGGCAGATTTGATTGTGGAAAAAGATAAGGTTGTGGGGCTTGTTACGGATAAAGGTGAGAAAAGGTTTTATGATAAAATTATTGTCGCTGTAGGTAGAAGTGGAAATGCATGGATGCAGCAGATTGCAGAAAAATACGGTATTGACTCTGATATTAATCCTGTAGATATAGGGGTAAGAGTAGAGGTCCCAAGGGCTGTCACTGACCATTTTACTAATTACCTATATGAATTTAAAATCAAATATTACACTTCTGAGTTTGAAGATGAGGTAAGGACATTTTGTGTAAATCCAGGAGGTTTTGTAGCAATTGAGAGAAATGATGGAAATATTTTGACAGTGAATGGACACTCCTATAAAAATAAAAAGAGCAACAATACAAACTTTGCTCTTCTTGTTTCCACAAAGTTTACTGAGCCTTTCAGAGAACCTGTGAAATATGGACGTTATATTGCAAATCTAGCCAATATGCTAAGTGGAGGAAGTGTTATTGTGCAGCGTTTTGGGGATCTTATGAGAGGAAGAAGATCCACCCACAAACGAATTGAGAAAAACTTTGTGACTCCTACATTGGAAAATGCAATGCCTGGTGACTTATCATTTGTCCTGCCGTACAGATATATTACAGATTTGAAAGAGACAATCTTACAGCTTGATAAAGTAATGCCAGGAATGGCTGATCCTAATACACTGATGTATGGTGTGGAAGTGAAGTTTTATTCTCTTAGGATTAAAGTGGATAAAAATATGAGATCGCTCAATATTGATAATTTATACTGTGTTGGAGATGGTGCAGGTATCACAAGAGGTATTATCCAAGCTAATGCATCAGGTATAATTGCTGCAAATGATATTTTGACATTAATTTAG
- a CDS encoding IS110 family transposase, whose amino-acid sequence MRRFENVVGIDVSKSTLSISFYDGSTHKYYETSNSVRSFTKDFLKKVKGVDWSKVLFMMESTGVYHLKLATHLSRELGYEVSVANPMSIKKYSDMNLRKAKTDKSDSKLIAEYGLEYGYKWRFKPKDELYYEIDSRLKAIEDFQSQINRLNNQIEGFSQLPYEQEEVISCYKDVISAYKSKIKKLEQELEVLLKSRYREEYELVMSIPGVGMKLASIVLGKLECFRNFKRAKEVVSYIGLCPSIRESGTSVRGRGHISRRGNAYIRKILFVCSLSAIRYNKFCSNLYRRLLSSGKAKKLAIIAVANKLIRQIFGVLKNGRPYDPEYLKNLTEVTENG is encoded by the coding sequence ATGAGAAGATTTGAAAATGTGGTAGGTATTGATGTATCAAAGTCGACATTGTCAATAAGTTTTTATGATGGATCTACGCACAAGTATTACGAGACGAGCAATAGTGTAAGATCTTTTACTAAAGATTTTCTTAAGAAAGTAAAAGGAGTAGATTGGTCGAAAGTACTTTTTATGATGGAAAGTACAGGAGTATATCATTTAAAATTAGCCACCCATTTGAGTAGGGAGTTAGGTTACGAAGTAAGTGTAGCTAATCCGATGTCAATAAAGAAATATTCAGATATGAATTTAAGGAAGGCAAAGACAGACAAATCGGATTCCAAATTGATAGCGGAATATGGGCTGGAATATGGTTATAAATGGAGATTTAAACCTAAGGATGAATTATATTATGAGATAGATAGTCGTTTAAAAGCAATAGAGGATTTTCAATCTCAGATAAATAGATTGAATAATCAGATAGAGGGATTTAGCCAATTGCCATATGAACAAGAAGAGGTTATATCGTGTTATAAAGATGTAATTTCCGCCTATAAGAGCAAGATTAAGAAATTGGAGCAGGAACTAGAGGTTTTGTTGAAAAGTCGTTATAGAGAGGAATATGAGTTAGTTATGAGTATTCCTGGAGTAGGTATGAAGTTAGCGTCGATAGTGTTGGGCAAATTGGAGTGTTTTCGTAATTTCAAGAGGGCGAAGGAGGTTGTTAGTTATATAGGTTTGTGTCCTTCTATTAGGGAATCTGGGACATCTGTAAGGGGAAGGGGACATATATCAAGGAGAGGAAATGCTTATATAAGGAAGATATTGTTTGTATGTTCATTGTCAGCGATACGGTATAATAAATTTTGTTCAAATTTGTATAGAAGGCTTTTATCATCAGGTAAAGCGAAGAAATTGGCGATAATAGCAGTAGCGAATAAATTGATAAGGCAAATATTTGGTGTATTAAAAAACGGTAGGCCATATGATCCAGAATATTTAAAAAATTTAACAGAGGTTACAGAAAATGGTTGA
- a CDS encoding ATP-binding protein, which yields MQPNLLANVSIQSDLNLLQETIIYITTILKKKNIYKTPEEYFYLELVLSELVSNAIIHGNNNDKNKTVDITVHLHNNILIIEVSDEGEIFDIKLPEKLNPLTECGKGLYLVKQLVDELYIKKDERKKVIIKKNIKNSKPPIKNCN from the coding sequence ATGCAACCTAATTTACTGGCTAATGTCTCTATACAATCAGATTTAAATCTTTTACAAGAAACTATCATTTATATTACAACTATTTTAAAGAAAAAAAATATTTATAAGACTCCAGAGGAATATTTCTATTTAGAACTTGTTCTATCCGAGCTAGTAAGTAATGCTATAATTCATGGTAATAATAATGACAAAAATAAAACTGTCGATATAACAGTTCATCTACACAATAACATTTTAATTATCGAAGTGTCTGACGAAGGAGAAATTTTTGACATAAAACTCCCTGAGAAATTAAATCCTCTTACGGAATGTGGTAAGGGGCTGTATCTTGTAAAACAGCTTGTAGATGAACTTTATATAAAAAAAGATGAACGCAAAAAAGTTATTATCAAAAAAAATATTAAAAACTCCAAACCTCCTATTAAAAATTGTAATTAG